Below is a genomic region from bacterium.
GAGCCCTGCACCGACTGCGCCGCCGCCGTGTACAGGGTCAGGTCGCCCAGGGTCAGCCGGCCCGCGATCGCCTGCAGCGCGACGTACAGATAGGTCAGCGACGTGGCGATCGTGCTCAGGTTGCCCCAGGCAAACCCGGTCGTGTAGCGCCTCACGACCTGCGAGCGCTGGCTGCCGTAAAACGCGTCGGCGATAAGGCGGTAGCGCTCGATGAAGTAGCCGCCGAGGCCGAAGAGCTTCACCTCTTTGGCAAAGGCGTCGGTCGTCACCAGGCTCACGAGGTAGTTCATGCGCCTCAGGAGGCGCGAGCCCCAACGCGCGATGTTGTAGCCCCGCCAGCCGTACTTCGTGTCGGCGATGAAAGCCGGAATCGGGGAGACCAGCGCCAGCAGGGCGAGCAGGGGGCTGACGCCCAGGAGGAGCGCGATCATGGTCACGAAGGTCAGCAGCGTCTGGACCAGGCCGAACGCGGTGGAGATCATCATCACGGGGCGGTTGATGGAGTCGGTCTGTGCGCGGCGCAGCACGTCGTAGGACGCCGGGTCTTCGTAGAACTGCAGGTCGAGCGTCGCGGCCTTCTCCATCACCATCAGTTGGATCCGCATCGCCACCGAGTTCTGCAGCAGCTGCTGCGCGATGTTGCGGGTGGTGCTGAGGAGGGCGGTGAGCGCGAAGAGCGCCAGCTGGACCAGAGCGAGAAAGACGATCATGCCGACCGAGGTGAAGGCAGGCGTGTGCCACGGGCCAACCGAGGCCGGCGCCCCGATCGACGCCAGCGACACCTGGTCCGCGAGGTGGAAGTCGTGGACCTTGATCCCCTGCACCACGGCATTGATCAGGAGCTTGGCCGTGTAGGCGGCGGCAGCGGGGATGACACCCGCAATTGCGGTCGTGACGAACAGCGCGAGGGTGACCGCCGGGCTCGCGTCCCAGACCAGCCGGAGCACTCTCGGCAGCGCCGCCGTGGTGCCCGTGACCGACTGCTTCAAGCTCTCCCAGCGGCCCCGGAGGTCCTTGGGACCTTCCGGCAGCGGCGGCGGCTCGAGCGTCGGATCGCCGGTGAGGCCGCTGATGGCCGGCCCGGTGTCGGGTTTCTTCCGGCGCCTGTGCCACCAGTGGATCATCGGCGGCCCGCCGCCGGGCGGCATCATCCCCATCTCAATGGGAGCTTACGGAAGCCGGGTTGACGCCGAATTTGTTGCAGCGTAATGTTGTAATTATGGATGAGAAAGAGTTCGGATCGATCAAGGGTTGGTTTGCCGGAAGGCTCCCGGACGGCTGGTTCACGGGGGTGGAGGTCACGATCGAGGACGACCAGATCGTGGTCCTCGGGACGCTGGCCGAGCTCAGCGCCGGCTCGACGCCGGAGGAGAAGGAGGGCGCGGCCGCCGGCCGGATCGCCCGCTTCCGCGAAGAGACGCGCGGCGAGCGCATCGGCATCGCCCAG
It encodes:
- a CDS encoding ABC transporter ATP-binding protein; translated protein: MIHWWHRRRKKPDTGPAISGLTGDPTLEPPPLPEGPKDLRGRWESLKQSVTGTTAALPRVLRLVWDASPAVTLALFVTTAIAGVIPAAAAYTAKLLINAVVQGIKVHDFHLADQVSLASIGAPASVGPWHTPAFTSVGMIVFLALVQLALFALTALLSTTRNIAQQLLQNSVAMRIQLMVMEKAATLDLQFYEDPASYDVLRRAQTDSINRPVMMISTAFGLVQTLLTFVTMIALLLGVSPLLALLALVSPIPAFIADTKYGWRGYNIARWGSRLLRRMNYLVSLVTTDAFAKEVKLFGLGGYFIERYRLIADAFYGSQRSQVVRRYTTGFAWGNLSTIATSLTYLYVALQAIAGRLTLGDLTLYTAAAQSVQGSIQGILSGFSGMYEHNLYLNNLFELMATEPSMPVPAVTVKLPDPLRGEITFENVTFAYPGAEKNALTGLSFTVNAGETLAVVGRNGAGKTTLFKLICRLYDPADGRILIDGVDIRDFDPAGLRTQVGAMFQDYVDYQATAAENIGLGSVGDIADREAIMAASRQAGADELISRLPEGYDTALGKWFDAGVNLSGGEWQKVALARAFMRDAKILLLDEPTSALDAQAEYDLFERLHSLTKGRTAVYISHRFSTVRRADRIIFLEHGRLVEDGTHEELMRLDGRYARLFRMQASAYTGEDILPEEALTYPLVERSGEAGVGTPTHP